A region of Anopheles merus strain MAF chromosome 2R, AmerM5.1, whole genome shotgun sequence DNA encodes the following proteins:
- the LOC121590288 gene encoding probable G-protein coupled receptor Mth-like 11, producing MERTMALVTLVVLTVVLAIGGGTVAGELVTTHDQKATQCCQESYMVDGKQQRCVRTDGNYTTEMHLNCTHSYMIFREIEQEVYVDETGSLVDGEFRIQRNDYCVAHTHDGESTQPVFIVCFNMANMDTIATMLISKGIMMLISVFFLLVTLYIYYIIPDLRETQDKVTSAAVGSLAVFMFLLSLVQLWVSLTHTPFCTVIAFLMYFFLISYFAWLNMVMANVWKLTVARRWKIRERSWYILNHIYAITVAVTLTTMVYIYHSRYPTLGEISCWFRTEREQSYFVYLPLSVMLSINIFLFVWTSLHLHASGDDLSPDRKKSLRYKCMLYLKLFLLSGLIWVFEILSFHMSEGLVPQSWFWIIVDAVNCLHGVLIFFVLIVWRQRIKRELANRWVFCFRAPARWAELKDDEQEHLHEEGRDTGKYDLIIK from the exons ATGGAAAGGACAATGGCACTGGTGACGCTGGTCGTCCTGACCGTAGTGCTAGCGATTGGTGGTGGCACGGTGGCCGGCGAGTTGGTGACAACCCACGACCAGAAGGCTACCCAGTGCTGCCAGGAGTCGTACATGGTGGACGGCAAGCAGCAGCGGTGTGTACGCACCGACGGTAATTACACGACGGAAATGCACCTCAACTGTACCCACAGCTACATGATCTTCCGCGAGATCGAGCAGGAAGTGTACGTGGACGAGACGGGCAGCTTGGTCGATGGCGAGTTCCGGATCCAGCGCAACGA CTACTGTGTGGCCCACACGCACGACGGCGAGAGCACGCAACCGGTGTTTATCGTGTGCTTCAACATGGCCAACATGGACACGATTGCGACGATGCTCATCAGCAAGGGCATCATGATGCTGATCTCCGTGTTCTTCCTGCTCGTCACGCTCTACATCTACTACATCATACCGGACCTGCGCGAAACGCAGGACAAGGTGACGTCGGCAGCCGTCGGCAGCCTGGCCGTATTCATGTTCCTGCTCAGCCTGGTCCAGCTGTGGGTGTCACTAACGCACACGCCCTTCTGCACCGTCATCG CGTTCTTGATGTACTTCTTCCTCATCAGCTACTTCGCATGGTTGAACATGGTGATGGCGAACGTATGGAAATTGACAGT TGCACGCCGGTGGAAGATCCGAGAGCGATCCTGGTATATCCTGAACCACATCTACGCCATCACCGTCGCAGTGACGTTAACGACCATGGTTTACATTTATCACAGCCGGTATCCGACGCTGGGTGAAATCTCCTGCTGGTTCCGAA CCGAGCGGGAACAGTCGTACTTCGTCTACCTCCCGCTGAGCGTGATGCTGAGCATAAACATTTTCCTGTTCGTCTGGACGAGCCTGCATCTGCATGCGAGCGGGGACGACCTTAGCCCGGATCGAAAAAAGTCACTCCGGTACAAGTGCATGCTCTATCTGAAGCTGTTCCTGCTGTCCGGGCTGATCTGGGTGTTCGAGATCCTGTCGTTCCACATGAGCGAAGGTCTGGTGCCCCAGTCCTGGTTTTGGATCATCGTCGACGCGGTCAACTGTCTGCACGGGGTGCTCATCTTCTTCGTGCTGATCGTCTGGCGGCAGCGCATCAAGCGCGAGCTGGCCAACCGCTGGGTGTTCTGCTTCCGGGCGCCAGCACGCTGGGCCGAGCTGAAGGACGACGAGCAGGAACACTTGCACGAAGAGG GTCGCGATACGGGGAAGTATGATCTTATCATCAAGTAA